The genomic interval AATTGGAAGTTTGGAGAACGTGGATAAATGACTAATTCTGCATTGAGACTGTGAGAACATAACAGCAGAAGCTATGCTATTTGGCATCTTCACAATTAAGTATCCTAGTTTTGTTGTTTGGCTAACTGAAAAGAACCAGGGGATATCACTTGCAGCCCAGCTATCACTCACAGCTGAAACATTGTTAACCTTGTGGGAGGCAACCTTGTGGGAGGCAACCAATCATGTCCTCATCCACTTGGatcaataacaaaataacaaactggcaATAAGGTTCCTCCCAGTTCTCCACCCTTTCCCAAGTGTGCAAGAGCACACTTCCCGTCATGGATCTAAAACTATGGGATTGGTGTGACCATTGGCTGGCTGGAGTTTCCATCTTTGTTCGCTAAATCCATGCGAAAAAGTATGCAGGTGCACACTTCGGAAAGGGTGATGAATCAGGATGCAGTCAGAAGAGCAGGGGCCAGGGGCAGAGAGGAACAGATGAAGCTGAAACCTTTGCCAGGGGCCAGGAGCCCTTGATTGACACTCGACTAAAGTTAATTCCGAGAATCCAATCAGATAGTGAAGCATGCAAATATACGCTGTCCATCCCAACTATTTTTTTATAACGGGACAATCGGAGAAGAAGTGGGTTTAGTCAGGGATACCAGTCTGTCTATCTGTTTGGGGTTATTGTGTCATATTGTGTGTGcattatctgttttttgaaaatgGCAATGAAAAATCTTTAATCCAACTGGTTGTGTGTCTAGGTGCtggacattgctcgttctgaaagtgtgtgtgtatattttgtACAGACATGATgaagatggtgatgatgatgatgatgataatgataaagGTGAATAAATCAATATTACTATGcaaacctgtcacgttcctgacctgttttctgttgttttgtatgtgtgtgatggtcagggcgtgagttttgggtgggcagtctgtttgctgtttctatgttggttttgggttgcctggtatggctcttaattagaggcaggtgttttgcgttttcctctaattgagagtcatattaaggtaggttgttctcactgtttgtttgtgggtgattgtctcctgtgtccttgtcggtgtaccacacgggactgtagcgtttgttcggtttttgtgtagtctgttttccctgtccgtgcgttcttcgtgttttatgtaagtactctcgttcaggtctgtcttcttcgttttgttgttttgtaaaatattcaagtgttcttcgtgtgtttagttttgtcttgtaaataaagtttcatgatgtattcaaaacccgctgcacgttggtcaaatccatgctactcctcttctgatgaggagaaggaggaagcgcgTTACAAAAccaatgtaaatgttttatttgacgTTAATGAACAAGAGAAGAGATTTTGAAAACTTGGAAAAACAATGACAGCTATATTTAATCTTAAATGTATTAattaaacaacaaaaaatatcacACTCCACACAAAAAAAATGATTTCATAAAAGCAATAAGAAACTTTGCATCAATTAGTTACATCAGGACATTGAGGCAAAATCGTACCATAAATGTCATAAAACCAATATGTATATAAACAAATCCAGGAAACATATATAATCTTACTGCATTAAGTTATAGAATATAATAACTGTAGTGTTACCTTTCATATATATTCTCAAGTCCGATGATTGTTTCAGAAAGATAACATATAGAAAAATATAGTTATATAAAATATAACTGGACCACGAGGTTGCCTACTTCAGATATATAAAGTTCTTGTAATCAGATTCTGAGTTTGAAAGAATTTTTACAATTttacttttaaaaaatgtactaAAAAGATTTTACTTCAAAAAAATAATTTACAAGGTCCCCCCTCTTATTCGTCATAGTTTAAAAGGTACAACTGActctagatcagcacttctactctaaGTTTGAATAGAGCAGtcctgtgtgttggtagagtatGGCTCACGGGTTTGATTCCTCAATGGCAAAAATTATTATATACATCGAgtattaatgctatttaatctctcctcagactaatattattctgtttgtcctgtgggtacctttgccactgttccaccccttgtgtattgcgctgtcatggtgtatttgttaaccctaactctttgggtggtggaccattcttgatacacatgggaaactgttgagcgtgaaaaacccagcagcgttgcagtttctatgcctaaAAAGTTCCGGGGGTATTCTTCAGGCTGCTATTGGAacaggtctctcttgaaaaagagatgttatctcaatgagaaaaacctgtataaataaaggttcaataaaacatTAAAAAGTTATTGACTTCTTGGTTcggggtttgttgtgttcaggtcttcttggttctgggtttgttgtgttcaggtcttcttggttctgggtttgttgtgttcaggtcttcttggttctgggtttgttgtgttcaggtcttcttggttcggggtttgttgtgttcaggtcttcttggttctgggtttgttgtgttcaggtcttcttggttcggggtttgttgtgttcaggtcttcttggttctgggtttgttgtgttcaggtcttcttgggtctgggtttgttgtgttcaggtcttcttggttctgggtttgttgtgttcaggtcttcttggttcggggtttgttgtgttcaggtcttcttgggtctgggtttgttgtgttcaggtcttcttggttctgggtttgttgtgttcaggtcttcttggttctgggtttgttgacTGTACTGTAGAGCACCGAGGAGTCCTTCTCACCTGCTTGTTCCACCGTGGGCCTGGAGAAAGAAATAGAAATGAAACTGAAGCtcccttatagtgcactactttagaccagtagtgaactaaatagggaatagggtgccatttggaatgctaCCAGAACTGTTTCTTAAAATCCTCATCACATCACTCCTTCATTATAGACATGTCATAGTAACTGTCTTGAGATTGTATTTTGTAGTTTCAGGAAATGCCATTTGGCCTGACGAATACCCCCGGAACCATAGTGAAACTGTCCACTGTTACACTATGGTATGAGTTTAATTAAATAAAATTTGACCTGAAGAATGTTCCTTCAACCCTTCAGATAGTGATGGAGGAAGTTCTCAGGAAACAAGGACTGGTCACTAGGGGTCAACTGCTTTTCTTATTTTAATGACATCATTGTCTACTCCTCCAATAAGCAGCAACATATGAATGACCCTGATGCTGTCTGTGTGTTCACAATGTTCGACTGTTAACTATACTACAAAGTTGCAtaagagctagaagcagagctgtcatgtctgtcaGCGCCATCTTGTCTATTCTCTATGTTGTTGTAATGGCAGAATATGATCACCGGGTGGCAGCACTGGGGCGGCTGAATTTCACAGCAGCGTACTGTACATCCTCATCCTGTTTCTGGGGTTGAGGCAGTTGGACGGTGGAGTCCAGTGTCACTTCCTGTTTTTTGGAGCGAGAGAAGTGGACGCTGGCGTAGTGAACATCATCCTGCTCATCTGAGTCCACTCTCTGTGCTGCAGTAGGGGTCATGGCCATGTTTGAGATATTGTCATACACTGGACTAGAGTCTCCCTTTTAGAGAGGAAAGACAATATAAATAGACCTGGTGTCAGACAGCATGAGGAGTGGAAATGTCCCACAAAGCAACAAAAATAATCTTACATCTGTTCGAACAGACTCACCTGTCCATTGTCTGCTGTGTGGCTTGTGGCAGAGGTGGATTTGGAGGCTTTCTTCCTGTTGTTTCGTAAACAAATTAATTAATATCTGAATAAATGTATGAAGTTAATAAAGTGGATTAATTAACATAATcttttaaatgtgtattttaactcacctgaaccacatgagtccagagagacagaggatgagaaccagaacAACCACTATGGTTCCTACAGCTGCAGTCAGAACTGAGGTCTGTTTCCCTAAAAGATCAAATGGATGATATGAGTACATGTTATTATGAAGTGAAAATGAATATACAGCAATACAGGACATTAATGCAATATTGTAAATATAAGCCTATGTATAGTTATGAACCTTTAGCGGTTCTGAGACAACAGACGCTGGGAtacgggaagcaagtacagggtgaGGATTTAATCATAAAAAGACATGGAACAAAGCAAGACGAGCCTCTGAACAAGAGAAACAAAACATCAATGCAGACACAGGAATGAAAatgaggaagtgacagatattGGGGAGGCAATCAATGACGTGTTGGAGTCCAAGTGAGTCTGATGAAGCACTGGTGCActtaacgatggtgacaggtgtgcgtaatgagcaGCCTGGCTCCTTCGAGCGCCAGAGAGTGGGAGCGAGAGCAGACATGACAAAACCAAAGTGTCATAAGGCAAACTAGTAGAAGATTACCTTGAAACATAATTTCTTATTAAAGATAGTTTTGTATTGAAGATGTAACTTTACCTGCTACAATGATCATCAGAGCTGTAGAGTTCATAGATCCTCTTCCATTCTGGGCCTCACAGTAatattctcctctgtcctcagagcTGATGTTAGTGATGCTGTAACTCTGTCCTGATGCTTTTGGTGAGGTTACGttcttcttgtaccaggtgtatttgttcacaggtgggttggcatcactgctgcaggtcagattcactgaactgccctccactatttcaccagagggactgactgacactgaggtgttccTTGGGCCATCTGGTGTAAAATACAGTGAATATATTTATAGCAAAATATGTATTTACATTTTATGGATGAGTTTGAAATAATTTAATTCAGAGTAAAAGACAATCTGAAACAACAAGAATGATGACTTTGTGGTAATACACATTCAGGTAAATGGATGTTACACACTAAAATATTTATTGATAGATATATTTATGTGGAAAACAATCTATTCTCAAGTAGCATCATGATCAGTATATCAAACTGGACGTCTAAACCCCCAATGTACTTACATGTGACAGTGAGAGTCTTTTCAGCAGAGGGGTGATCCTCATGCCCGTCTACAGCACAGGTGTATCTGCCTGTATCCTCACTGCTGACTGAGAAAAGGCTATAGACAGGAGAGGAGTTGTTGCTGTTTGGTATAGGCTGTCCATTCTTATACCAACTGAAGGCTGTGATGGGGTCCAGTGTACATTtggttctacatgtcagtgtgacattctccctctctgacacagatgtaggatccatctccaacacaacatctagtggaaagaaaATGCATCCTATTTCTCCTCCTATATATGCTATTTATGTCCTTTTAAAAATGAAATAATAGATTCTTTTTTTCCGTCAAATCAAATTGAATGTGTCATATACTTTGTAGACAACATgtttagactaacagtgaaacagTTTACTTACggacccttcccaacaatgcagagagaaaatagagaaataatataaaagtaataataaatacaacatGAGTGACTATAGCCTGGCTATGtatacggggtaccagtactgagtcaatgtgcaggggtacgaggtaattgaggtagatatttaCATTTAACTAAGAATAAAGTGCTCTTCCGGGGagttacagtgagctccaaaagtactgGGACAATTTAGTtgttattttgtctctgtactccagactggcagctttaatttgagggtattttcatccatatcaggtgaaccgtttagaaagtACAGCACTTTCATACGTTGTCCCCCCATTCTAGGGGAccgaaagtattgggacaaattcacttataggtggattaaagtagtaaaaagtttagtatttggtgcATATTCATAAcatgcaatgattacatcagGCTTGTTGGATGAATTTGTGGTTTATTttagttgtgtttcagattattttgtgctccAGAAATACAAACCAAGACAATTGTCCtgaactaaatggaattcaacaGTTTAGATTTATTGAAAGTaactgtacctgtaacagacagagGGACTCCAGGTTCACCAGTATATTTCCCTACGGTCTGATTTGTTATAAATCTGAACTTGTATTttgctgaatctctctctctcaggtctgtgattctcagggtacAGTCTTTCTTCTTATCCCCATGATACTCCAGACGACCTGCATACTCCGGGTCCTGACCTAGATCTTTAGGTTCTACACCAGTCTCCTTTTTAGTGAACCAGAAGGTTGTTGTGACTGTATAACCACTGGGATATATGTAAGAGCAGGACAGCTCCACTGTTGACCCATTCAAGGCACAGATACTCGGAGTGGTGTATGTCACACTCCAGCCATCCTGACCCAGTACCACTGAAACACAGTCACACAACGGTATCAGAATGAAGACAAGGTATATTGGCTCACAATGACTGTAAGGTTTGTCCACACTGTGTTGCCATAGTTGCTGAGTTGAGTGTGAAGGAAACCACAGATAAGCATCTCTCAATGAGGTGTGAAAGATAACTATTTAAAGTGAAGTGGAGACTCCTAACACAACACACCAGTATAACATTATGATTCTTATCATTTTAGAAATGTCTGTAGATTGATAAACAGAGCAACTAAAATATAAGAATGAGACCATACCTGCTACAGACCAGATAAAGACCACCAACACACTTCCTGCTGTTCTCAAGGCCATTGTTGCATCTCCCACCCTGCAgtcttagaaacataaacaacaactcactatatagctggtgaataactccACCTGATACATTGAAGTAGAAACTGTAAATGGGGTACAGGGCCTCATTACTGAAAATGAACCAGGCTCATAACATttgttctattgtgttatataaactcagcaaaaaaaaagaaacgtccctttttcaggaccctgtctttcaaggataattcgtaaaaatccaaataacttcacagatcgtcattgtaaagggtttaaacactgtttcccatgctcgtCCCAtgcggtcattaagacactaacagcttacagacggtaggcaattaaggtcacagttatgaaaacttaggacactaaagaggcctttctactgactctgaaaaacaccaaaagaaagatggccagggtccctgctcatctgcgtgaatgtgccttaggcatgctgcaaggagtatgaagactgcagatgtggccaggacaataaattgcaatgtccgtactgtgagatgcctaagacagcgctacagggagacaggaccaGTATAAATATTAAATCCTCTACGGTCCGTCAAGCTGTACAGCAGCCTAAAGACTGAACaccagagaccgagagacagagagagacagagagagagacagagagagagacagagagagaaacagagagagagacagagagagaaacagagagagaaacagagagagagacagagagagagacagagagagagacagagagagaaacagagagagagacagagagagagacagagagagacagagagagagaga from Salvelinus alpinus chromosome 2, SLU_Salpinus.1, whole genome shotgun sequence carries:
- the LOC139541445 gene encoding B-cell receptor CD22-like; this translates as MALRTAGSVLVVFIWSVAVVLGQDGWSVTYTTPSICALNGSTVELSCSYIYPSGYTVTTTFWFTKKETGVEPKDLGQDPEYAGRLEYHGDKKKDCTLRITDLRERDSAKYKFRFITNQTVGKYTGEPGVPLSVTDVVLEMDPTSVSERENVTLTCRTKCTLDPITAFSWYKNGQPIPNSNNSSPVYSLFSVSSEDTGRYTCAVDGHEDHPSAEKTLTVTYGPRNTSVSVSPSGEIVEGSSVNLTCSSDANPPVNKYTWYKKNVTSPKASGQSYSITNISSEDRGEYYCEAQNGRGSMNSTALMIIVAGKVTSSIQNYL